One part of the Phycisphaeraceae bacterium genome encodes these proteins:
- a CDS encoding rhodanese-like domain-containing protein, translating into MGTLNDQGLPPTYPFKPELEMTPRSAMVHLEGGGLLIDCRTEKEWQTAHIEGAVLVPLNELESRLEELEEHRDQTIAIMCHMGGRSMRATLLLRSLGFTQAMSVAGGIDLWAIDIDPKIPRY; encoded by the coding sequence ATGGGCACATTGAACGATCAGGGACTCCCGCCGACATATCCATTCAAGCCTGAACTTGAGATGACGCCACGCAGCGCCATGGTGCATCTCGAAGGTGGCGGTCTTCTTATCGACTGCCGGACTGAAAAGGAATGGCAGACCGCGCATATCGAAGGTGCTGTCCTTGTCCCTCTCAATGAACTGGAGTCGCGACTTGAAGAGCTTGAAGAGCATCGCGATCAGACTATCGCCATCATGTGCCACATGGGCGGACGGTCTATGCGGGCAACCCTTCTCCTGCGAAGTCTCGGGTTTACTCAAGCCATGTCCGTGGCTGGAGGCATTGATCTCTGGGCAATCGACATCGACCCCAAGATCCCGCGATACTAA
- the rpsU gene encoding 30S ribosomal protein S21 produces MAIRIKARPGEGPEQIMRRFKKLCEKEGLTKDVKRKEFYEKPSERKRRAVRKGGPRRVMTTDRSPGGF; encoded by the coding sequence ATGGCGATTCGAATCAAAGCACGTCCCGGTGAAGGCCCAGAGCAGATCATGCGCCGCTTCAAGAAGCTGTGCGAGAAGGAAGGTCTGACCAAGGATGTCAAGCGCAAAGAGTTCTACGAGAAACCCTCAGAGCGCAAGCGCCGTGCAGTCCGCAAGGGTGGTCCGCGTCGTGTTATGACGACAGATCGGTCACCAGGCGGGTTCTAA
- a CDS encoding NYN domain-containing protein — MLLIDAYNLLLQSDVVPASVTGMDLVDLAEALESSRYLGRGITLVCDGRISGALARHHEKHGRNPDIRVVFSGINRSADDLIVDLVDHSSFRRRITVITNDIRLGQDVRRLGARVDTCAQFLHGLASDIESAQSRPKPRRPEVPLDSASTATWLEFFGFSRDGAHPTITPMLRSLESNPAKVPSEPVLSPAKPAPRKPKPKPQQRVIDPDLVKLFNECGLAIDLDDPDLLQWLGTD; from the coding sequence ATGCTCCTGATCGACGCGTACAACCTGCTGCTCCAATCAGATGTGGTCCCTGCCTCGGTCACGGGTATGGACCTCGTTGACCTGGCTGAGGCTCTCGAATCAAGCCGGTATCTGGGCCGGGGGATCACATTGGTCTGTGATGGCCGGATCTCGGGAGCCCTCGCCCGGCACCACGAGAAGCACGGCAGGAACCCGGATATCCGTGTTGTGTTCTCCGGCATCAATCGATCTGCGGACGACTTGATTGTCGATCTGGTTGACCACTCGTCATTTCGCAGGCGGATCACTGTCATCACCAACGACATAAGGCTGGGTCAGGATGTCCGCAGGCTCGGTGCGAGGGTTGATACGTGCGCACAGTTCCTCCATGGGCTTGCGTCCGATATCGAATCAGCTCAATCCAGGCCCAAGCCACGCAGACCTGAGGTGCCGCTTGATTCTGCGAGCACCGCTACATGGCTTGAGTTCTTCGGATTCTCGCGTGATGGGGCTCATCCCACGATCACGCCAATGCTGCGATCGCTCGAGTCAAACCCAGCCAAAGTCCCTTCAGAACCAGTTCTGAGTCCTGCAAAGCCTGCTCCAAGAAAACCAAAGCCCAAGCCCCAGCAGCGTGTTATTGACCCCGATCTCGTGAAACTCTTCAACGAATGCGGGCTCGCGATCGATCTTGACGATCCAGACCTGTTGCAATGGCTTGGAACAGACTGA